One window from the genome of Hemitrygon akajei chromosome 4, sHemAka1.3, whole genome shotgun sequence encodes:
- the lsm6 gene encoding U6 snRNA-associated Sm-like protein LSm6, with translation MSLRKQTPSDFLKQIIGRPVVVKLNSGVDYRGVLACLDGYMNIALEQTEEYVNGQLKNKYGDAFIRGNNVLYISTQKRRL, from the exons ATGAGCCTGCGAAAGCAAACTCCCAGTGATTTTCTAAAGCAGATTATAGGAAGACCTGTGGTGGTCAAGCTGAACTCGGGTGTGGATTACCGAG GTGTTTTAGCTTGTCTGGATGGGTATATGAACATAGCTTTGGAACAAACAGAAGAATATGTAAATGGTCAACTTAAGAACAAATATGGAGATGCATTTATTCGTGGCAACAATG tgTTATACATAAGCACACAGAAGAGAAGACTTTAG